The window TTCCGCACGGTGTTGGCTGAACTGAAGGCCTTTATGGAGGAAAAGGAATACGCCAGCGTGGCGGAGATGCGGGGGGTGATGAGCTACCAGAAGGTGGCGGAGCCCGCTGCCTTGGAGCGGGCCAACTACCTCAAGGTTCTGGGTTCGTACCGGCTTCTTCCCTGAGGGCGTAAAGCCCGCCTCCTAGGGCCACCACGGGGCTTCGCTCCCACCGGGCCAAGGCGGAAAGCCGAACCTTGGCGATCTTCTCCGGCTCGCGCACCGCCTCCCAAAAACCTTCCTCTTTCAGACGCCGGCCCACCTCCGTGTAGTGCAGGGGCCGCCCCGCCTCCTTTAGAAGGGCCACCACCCGTTTGCGGAACCGGTCCGGTCTGGGCATGGGGCCTCAGTATACCCGTATAGTGAGGGCATGCGAAACCAGGAGCTTGCCCGCCTCTTTGAGGAGATCGGGCTCATGAGCGAGTTCTTGGGGGATAACCCCTTCCGGGTGCGGGCCTACCACCAGGCGGCCCGCACCCTCTACGACCTGGACACCCCCATCGAGGAGATCGCCAAAAGGGGCAAGGAGGCCCTTTTGGAGCTTCCCGGCATCGGGCCCGATCTGGCGGAGAAGATTTTGGAGTTCTTGAATACGGGAAAAATCGCCAAGCACGAGGAGCTGGCGCGAAAGGTGCCGCGGGGGGTCCTCGAGGTCATGGAAGTACCCGGGGTGGGCCCCAAGACCGCCCGTCAGCTTTACGATGAGCTCGGGATAGACTCCCTGGAAAAGCTCAAGGAGGCCCTGGAGCGGGGAGATCTCCTGAGGCTCAAGGGCTTCGGTCCCAAAAAGGCGGAACGCATCCGGGAGGGCTTGGCCCTAGCCCAGGCTGCGGGGAAGCGGCGGCCCTTGGGGGCGGTGCTCTCCCTGGCCCGAAGCCTCCTCGAGGCCCTCCGCGTCCTGCCGGGGGTGGAGCAGGCGGAGCTCTGTGGCTCGGCCCGGCGCTACAAGGACACCGTGGGCGATCTGGACTACCTGGTGGCGAGCCGCGACCCTGCCCGGGTGGTGGAGGGGTTCGTGGCCCTGCCCCAGGTGAAGGAGACCTACGCCAAGGGCAAGGAAAGGGCCACGGTCTTCCTGAAAAACGGCCTTCAGGTGGACCTGCGGGTGGTGCCCCCGGAAAGCTTCGGCGCCGGCCTCCAGTACCTCACGGGGAGCAAGGAGCATTCCATCAAGCTCCGCGCCCTGGCCCAGGAGAGGGGCCTCAAGCTTTCCGAGTACGGGGTGTTCCGGGGGGAGGTGCGCCTTGCGGGGGAGACGGAGGAGGGGGTCTATGCCGCCTTGGGCTTACCCTTTATCCCCCCGCCCCTTCGGGAGGACCACGGGGAGATCGAAGCGGCCTTGAAAGGGGAGCTTCCGCAGCTCGTGGAGCTCTCCCAGGTAAAGGGGGATCTTCAGGTCCACTCCACCTATTCCGACGGCCAAAACACCTTGGAAGAGCTGTGGGAAGCGGCCAAGGCCCTGGGGTACCAGTACCTGGGGGTCACGGACCACTCCCCGGCGGTGCGGGTGGCGGGGGGGCCTTCCCCGGAGGAGGCGCTTAGGCGGGTGGAGGCCATCCGCCGCTTCAACGAAACCCACGGCCCCCCGTACCTCCTGGCGGGGGCCGAGGTGGACATCCGGCCCGACGGCAGCCTGGACTACCCCGACTGGGTCCTGCGGGAGCTGGACCTCGTCCTCGTTTCCATCCACTCCCAGTTCAAGCTCCCCAAGCCGGAGCAGACCAAGCGCATCCTGAGGGCTTTGGAGAACCCCTTCGTGCACGTCCTCGCCCACCCCACCGCCCGGCTCCTCGGCCGCCGCCCCCCCATCGAGGCGGACTGGGAGGCCAT is drawn from Thermus sp. LT1-2-5 and contains these coding sequences:
- the polX gene encoding DNA polymerase/3'-5' exonuclease PolX; this encodes MRNQELARLFEEIGLMSEFLGDNPFRVRAYHQAARTLYDLDTPIEEIAKRGKEALLELPGIGPDLAEKILEFLNTGKIAKHEELARKVPRGVLEVMEVPGVGPKTARQLYDELGIDSLEKLKEALERGDLLRLKGFGPKKAERIREGLALAQAAGKRRPLGAVLSLARSLLEALRVLPGVEQAELCGSARRYKDTVGDLDYLVASRDPARVVEGFVALPQVKETYAKGKERATVFLKNGLQVDLRVVPPESFGAGLQYLTGSKEHSIKLRALAQERGLKLSEYGVFRGEVRLAGETEEGVYAALGLPFIPPPLREDHGEIEAALKGELPQLVELSQVKGDLQVHSTYSDGQNTLEELWEAAKALGYQYLGVTDHSPAVRVAGGPSPEEALRRVEAIRRFNETHGPPYLLAGAEVDIRPDGSLDYPDWVLRELDLVLVSIHSQFKLPKPEQTKRILRALENPFVHVLAHPTARLLGRRPPIEADWEAIFHKAKERGVAVEIDGYYDRMDLPDDLARMAYGMGLWVSLSTDAHQTEHLRFMELAVGTAQRAWIGPERVLNTLSYEELIRWLKARRGLSP